The proteins below are encoded in one region of Takifugu rubripes chromosome 1, fTakRub1.2, whole genome shotgun sequence:
- the col28a2a gene encoding collagen, type XXVIII, alpha 2a isoform X3, with translation MLSCTWVLLVTGLSCVWTQHTLEEKKPVNKVLSAGTHGRQAQLHEECGLEISFLLDSSESAKDNHEQEKQFVMKVVDRLQGKKLHTGRSLNLRVALLQYSSHVITEQTFKDWRGTENFKARVTPIIYIGHGTYTTYAITNMTKIYREESSPGSIRVAVLLTDGISHPRNPDIFSAVAEAKNQGIKFFTLGITRAANEPTNIAQLRLVSSSPASRFLHNLQDEDIVEKIVAEITSLADQGCPLAQKCACEKGERGLSGPAGKKGRPGEDGAPGVKGEKGEYGISGLPGQEGPEGKPGYKGEKGERGECGTPGVKGDAGPVGLVGTRGPRGLQGLPGPPGDIGPEGIQGKQGERGPTGPPGIQGETGIGRPGPKGDIGFQGQPGPPGPRGIGELGPPGPQGPQGVQGSKGPTGEGLPGPKGDRGLPGPRGPRGQQGVGIKGDKGDFGPPGFPGPTGPTGVGIQGEKGVEGPRGPPGVRGLPGEGLPGPKGDQGLPGEQGAPGDRGIGEAGQKGEPGSAGIGGLPGLPGEDGAPGQKGEPGLPGLRGTEGAQGIGTQGEKGDQGQRGIRGLHGPPGIPGPSGPKGERGIPGQQGVQGQPGRSIPGPKGDHGHPGLPGPYGPKGEGLPGPMGPTGLPGLPGEPGPEGIGVPGPKGDIGFRGLPGLPGPPGEGIQGPPGNIGRPGPPGPRGPQGDGIQGPKGEPGSQGMTGPRGPPGDGLPGAKGDRGLTGEKGGKGGKGDLGDSGVPGEAGRAGAKGDPGLTREDIIKLIKEICGCGIKCKERPMELVFVIDSSESVGPENFEIIKDFVIRLVDRTTVGRNATRIGLVLYSLDVHLEFNLARYATKQDIRHAIRKIPYMGEGTYTGTAIRKATQEAFLNARRGVSKVAIVITDGQTDKREPVKLDLAVREAHAANIEMYALGIVNASDPTQAEFLQELNLIASDPDDEHMYLIDDFNTLPALESKLVSQFCEDENGALIYNHITNGHWNGNSGHGDSVGDNNGQNSNSNRGFGKSGISSSDKEEIQNRRRHNSRSRGDTFTLPISADPLPVQVEEDDEGEDLDIRAQARISSIATLINKTSVVSVREGSISNDVVLSSSSSSSNTSTSSASTLSLNSNKLQSTVLPQEVSPLDPRCSLSLNQGPCRNYTIHWYYDKQANSCAQFWYGGCGGNDNRYETEEECKKTCVVSLRRGG, from the exons ATGCTCTCCTGCACGTGGGTGCTGCTGGTCACAGGACTGAGCTGCGTCTGGACACAACACACTTTGGAAGAGAAGAAACCTGTGAACAAAGTTCTGAGTGCAGGAACTCATGGTAGGCAAG CTCAGCTACATGAGGAGTGTGGTCTTgagatctccttcctgttggacaGCTCTGAGAGCGCAAAGGACAACCATGAGCAGGAGAAACAGTTTGTCATGAAGGTGGTGGACAGACTCCAGGGGAAAAAGCTGCACACAGGCCGCAGCCTGAACCTGAGGGTGGCTCTGTTGCAGTACAGCAGTCACGTCATCACGGAGCAAACCTTTAAGGACTGGAGGGGCACGGAGAACTTCAAGGCTCGTGTAACTCCCATCATCTACATCGGGCACGGCACCTACACCACCTACGCCATCACCAACATGACCAAGATCTACCGGGAGGAGTCCAGTCCGGGCAGCATCAGAGTGGCCGTGCTGCTCACAGATGGCATTTCCCACCCGAGGAATCCGGATATTTTCTCTGCTGTGGCGGAAGCGAAAAACCAGGGCATCAAATTCTTCACCCTGGGCATCACCCGCGCAGCCAACGAGCCCACCAACATAGCCCAGCTCCGTCTTGTCTCCAGCTCCCCGGCCTCCCGCTTCCTCCATAACCTGCAGGATGAAGACATTGTGGAGAAAATAGTCGCGGAGATT ACCAGTTTGGCTGATCAAGGA TGCCCTTTGGCTCAGAAATGTGCTTGTGAGAAAGGAGAACGGGGCCTAAGTGGGCCTGCG GGCAAAAAAGGTCGGCCTGGAGAGGACGGAGCTCCAGGTGTTAAAGGGGAAAAG GGAGAATATGGAATAAGTGGTCTACCTGGACAAGAGGGTCCTGAG GGTAAACCAGGTTACAAGGGAGAGAAG ggagagagaggtgagtgTGGTACTCCAGGAGTAAAAGGAGACGCG GGTCCTGTTGGTTTGGTCGGAACGAGGGGACCTCGGGGTTTGCAG gGGTTACCAGGACCACCAGGGGACATTGGACCTGAGGGAATTCAGGGAAAGCAG GGCGAACGTGGCCCAACTGGCCCTCCAGGAATTCAGGGGGAAACTGGAATTGGACGTCCTGGTCCAAAG GGTGACATTGGATTCCAAGGTCAGCCCGGTCCCCCCGGTCCTCGTGGAATAGGTGAACTAGGTCCTCCT GGTCCTCAAGGGCCGCAAGGTGTCCAAGGCAGTAAAGGACCCACTGGTGAAGGTCTGCCTGGACCAAAG GGGGATCGGGGGCTCCCTGGACCGAGGGGGCCGAGGGGACAACAAGGAGTGGGAATTAAAGGAGATAAG GGGGACTTTGGGCCTCCTGGTTTTCCAGGGCCAACTGGGCCAACAGGAGTTGGGATACAAGGAGAAAAG GGAGTTGAGGGTCCAAGAGGGCCACCAGGAGTCAGAGGACTTCCAGGCGAAGGTCTTCCTGGTCCTAAG GGAGATCAAGGTTTACCAGGAGAGCAAGGAGCTCCGGGAGATAGAGGTATTGGTGAAGCCGGTCAAAAG GGAGAACCTGGGTCAGCTGGAATCGGAGGCCTCCCTGGTCTTCCAGGAGAGGATGGAGCACCAGGGCAGAAG GGGGAGCCTGGTTTGCCTGGCTTAAGGGGAACCGAGGGAGCTCAAGGAATTGGTACTCAAGGGGAAAAG GGTGACCAGGGTCAAAGGGGCATTCGTGGATTACATGGGCCTCCTGGAATCCCAGGACCCTCTGGTCCAAAG GGTGAACGTGGGATACCAGGCCAGCAGGGCGTGCAGGGACAGCCAGGAAGGTCCATACCTGGTCCAAAG GGTGATCATGGTCATCCAGGTTTACCAGGACCATATGGTCCCAAAGGTGAAGGTCTTCCTGGCCCTATG GGTCCTACGGGTTTGCCAGGTTTACCAGGTGAGCCCGGTCCTGAAGGAATTGGAGTTCCTGGTCCGAAG GGTGATATTGGCTTCAGAGGATTGCCAGGATTGCCTGGACCACCTGGGGAGGGCATTCAAGGACCACCT GGTAATATTGGAAGGCCAGGGCCTCCTGGTCCAAGGGGACCACAAGGAGATGGTATTCAAGGCCCAAAG GGTGAGCCAGGATCTCAGGGTATGACAGGTCCCAGAGGGCCGCCGGGAGATGGACTCCCTGGAGCTAAG GGTGATCGGGGATTAACTGgtgaaaaggggggaaaaggtgGAAAAGGAGACCTGGGAGATTCTGGAGTGCCTGGTGAAGCA gGAAGGGCGGGAGCAAAAGGAGATCCAGGCCTCACC AGAGAGGACATCATTAAGCTCATTAAAGAAATCTGTG GATGTGGCATCAAATGCAAAGAAAGACCGATGGAGCTGGTGTTCGTCATTGACAGCTCAGAGAGTGTTGGTCCAGAGAATTTTGAAATCATCAAGGACTTTGTCATCAGGCTGGTGGACCGTACCACAGTTGGACGTAACGCCACCAGAATTGGACTAGTCCTCTACAGTCTGGATGTCCATTTAGAGTTCAACTTGGCTCGTTACGCGACCAAGCAGGACATCAGGCACGCCATCAGAAAAATCCCTTATATGGGCGAGGGCACCTACACTGGCACGGCAATCAGGAAGGCAACTCAGGAGGCTTTCTTAAACGCTCGGCGTGGCGTCAGTAAAGTGGCTATTGTCATCACAGATGGTCAGACAGACAAACGAGAGCCAGTCAAGCTGGACCTGGCTGTGAGAGAAGCCCACGCTGCAAACATTGAGATGTATGCCCTGGGCATTGTCAACGCTTCGGATCCCACACAGGCCGAGTTCCTGCAAGAACTCAACCTCATCGCCTCTGACCCTGACGATGAACACATGTACCTCATCGATGACTTCAATACTCTACCAG CACTGGAATCTAAATTGGTCAGCCAGTTCTGTGAGGATGAAAATGGAGCCCTGATTTACAACCACATAACAAATGGACACTGGAACGGCAACAGTGGACATGGGGACAGTGTTGGTGACAATAATGGCCAGAACAGTAACAGCAACAGAGGATTTGGAAAGAGCGGGATCAGTTCCAGCGATAAAGAGGAGATCCAAAATCGGAGACGCCACAACAGTCGAAGCCGTGGAGATACTTTCACACTGCCCATAAGTGCCGATCCTCTTCCTGTGCAG gtggaggaggatgatgaaggtgaagatTTAGACATTAGAGCCCAAGCCCGCATCAGTAGTATTGCAACATTAATTAACAAAACATCTGTAGTATCTGTCAGAGAAGGCTCCATCTCTAATGATGTGGttttatcatcttcatcgtcttcATCTAACACTTCAACCTCATCTGCATCAACTTTATCTTTAAACTCTAACAAGTTACAGTCAACAGTCCTACCACAAG AGGTTTCTCCCCTTGATCCACGCTGTAGTCTGAGTTTGAATCAAGGTCCCTGTCGAAACTACACCATCCACTGGTACTATGACAAGCAGGCCAACTCCTGCGCACAGTTTTGGTACGGAGGCTGTGGAGGAAATGATAATCGTTATGAAACAGAGGAAGAATGCAAGAAAACCTGTGTAGTAAGCCTTCGCAGAGGAG GATAA
- the col28a2a gene encoding collagen, type XXVIII, alpha 2a isoform X2, with protein sequence MLSCTWVLLVTGLSCVWTQHTLEEKKPVNKVLSAGTHAQLHEECGLEISFLLDSSESAKDNHEQEKQFVMKVVDRLQGKKLHTGRSLNLRVALLQYSSHVITEQTFKDWRGTENFKARVTPIIYIGHGTYTTYAITNMTKIYREESSPGSIRVAVLLTDGISHPRNPDIFSAVAEAKNQGIKFFTLGITRAANEPTNIAQLRLVSSSPASRFLHNLQDEDIVEKIVAEITSLADQGCPLAQKCACEKGERGLSGPAGKKGRPGEDGAPGVKGEKGEYGISGLPGQEGPEGKPGYKGEKGERGECGTPGVKGDAGPVGLVGTRGPRGLQGLPGPPGDIGPEGIQGKQGERGPTGPPGIQGETGIGRPGPKGDIGFQGQPGPPGPRGIGELGPPGPQGPQGVQGSKGPTGEGLPGPKGDRGLPGPRGPRGQQGVGIKGDKGDFGPPGFPGPTGPTGVGIQGEKGVEGPRGPPGVRGLPGEGLPGPKGDQGLPGEQGAPGDRGIGEAGQKGEPGSAGIGGLPGLPGEDGAPGQKGEPGLPGLRGTEGAQGIGTQGEKGDQGQRGIRGLHGPPGIPGPSGPKGERGIPGQQGVQGQPGRSIPGPKGDVGSSGPPGPIGETGHGLPGPKGDHGHPGLPGPYGPKGEGLPGPMGPTGLPGLPGEPGPEGIGVPGPKGDIGFRGLPGLPGPPGEGIQGPPGNIGRPGPPGPRGPQGDGIQGPKGEPGSQGMTGPRGPPGDGLPGAKGDRGLTGEKGGKGGKGDLGDSGVPGEAGRAGAKGDPGLTREDIIKLIKEICGCGIKCKERPMELVFVIDSSESVGPENFEIIKDFVIRLVDRTTVGRNATRIGLVLYSLDVHLEFNLARYATKQDIRHAIRKIPYMGEGTYTGTAIRKATQEAFLNARRGVSKVAIVITDGQTDKREPVKLDLAVREAHAANIEMYALGIVNASDPTQAEFLQELNLIASDPDDEHMYLIDDFNTLPALESKLVSQFCEDENGALIYNHITNGHWNGNSGHGDSVGDNNGQNSNSNRGFGKSGISSSDKEEIQNRRRHNSRSRGDTFTLPISADPLPVQVEEDDEGEDLDIRAQARISSIATLINKTSVVSVREGSISNDVVLSSSSSSSNTSTSSASTLSLNSNKLQSTVLPQEVSPLDPRCSLSLNQGPCRNYTIHWYYDKQANSCAQFWYGGCGGNDNRYETEEECKKTCVVSLRRGG encoded by the exons ATGCTCTCCTGCACGTGGGTGCTGCTGGTCACAGGACTGAGCTGCGTCTGGACACAACACACTTTGGAAGAGAAGAAACCTGTGAACAAAGTTCTGAGTGCAGGAACTCATG CTCAGCTACATGAGGAGTGTGGTCTTgagatctccttcctgttggacaGCTCTGAGAGCGCAAAGGACAACCATGAGCAGGAGAAACAGTTTGTCATGAAGGTGGTGGACAGACTCCAGGGGAAAAAGCTGCACACAGGCCGCAGCCTGAACCTGAGGGTGGCTCTGTTGCAGTACAGCAGTCACGTCATCACGGAGCAAACCTTTAAGGACTGGAGGGGCACGGAGAACTTCAAGGCTCGTGTAACTCCCATCATCTACATCGGGCACGGCACCTACACCACCTACGCCATCACCAACATGACCAAGATCTACCGGGAGGAGTCCAGTCCGGGCAGCATCAGAGTGGCCGTGCTGCTCACAGATGGCATTTCCCACCCGAGGAATCCGGATATTTTCTCTGCTGTGGCGGAAGCGAAAAACCAGGGCATCAAATTCTTCACCCTGGGCATCACCCGCGCAGCCAACGAGCCCACCAACATAGCCCAGCTCCGTCTTGTCTCCAGCTCCCCGGCCTCCCGCTTCCTCCATAACCTGCAGGATGAAGACATTGTGGAGAAAATAGTCGCGGAGATT ACCAGTTTGGCTGATCAAGGA TGCCCTTTGGCTCAGAAATGTGCTTGTGAGAAAGGAGAACGGGGCCTAAGTGGGCCTGCG GGCAAAAAAGGTCGGCCTGGAGAGGACGGAGCTCCAGGTGTTAAAGGGGAAAAG GGAGAATATGGAATAAGTGGTCTACCTGGACAAGAGGGTCCTGAG GGTAAACCAGGTTACAAGGGAGAGAAG ggagagagaggtgagtgTGGTACTCCAGGAGTAAAAGGAGACGCG GGTCCTGTTGGTTTGGTCGGAACGAGGGGACCTCGGGGTTTGCAG gGGTTACCAGGACCACCAGGGGACATTGGACCTGAGGGAATTCAGGGAAAGCAG GGCGAACGTGGCCCAACTGGCCCTCCAGGAATTCAGGGGGAAACTGGAATTGGACGTCCTGGTCCAAAG GGTGACATTGGATTCCAAGGTCAGCCCGGTCCCCCCGGTCCTCGTGGAATAGGTGAACTAGGTCCTCCT GGTCCTCAAGGGCCGCAAGGTGTCCAAGGCAGTAAAGGACCCACTGGTGAAGGTCTGCCTGGACCAAAG GGGGATCGGGGGCTCCCTGGACCGAGGGGGCCGAGGGGACAACAAGGAGTGGGAATTAAAGGAGATAAG GGGGACTTTGGGCCTCCTGGTTTTCCAGGGCCAACTGGGCCAACAGGAGTTGGGATACAAGGAGAAAAG GGAGTTGAGGGTCCAAGAGGGCCACCAGGAGTCAGAGGACTTCCAGGCGAAGGTCTTCCTGGTCCTAAG GGAGATCAAGGTTTACCAGGAGAGCAAGGAGCTCCGGGAGATAGAGGTATTGGTGAAGCCGGTCAAAAG GGAGAACCTGGGTCAGCTGGAATCGGAGGCCTCCCTGGTCTTCCAGGAGAGGATGGAGCACCAGGGCAGAAG GGGGAGCCTGGTTTGCCTGGCTTAAGGGGAACCGAGGGAGCTCAAGGAATTGGTACTCAAGGGGAAAAG GGTGACCAGGGTCAAAGGGGCATTCGTGGATTACATGGGCCTCCTGGAATCCCAGGACCCTCTGGTCCAAAG GGTGAACGTGGGATACCAGGCCAGCAGGGCGTGCAGGGACAGCCAGGAAGGTCCATACCTGGTCCAAAG GGTGATGTTGGGTCTTCTGGTCCCCCTGGTCCAATTGGGGAGACAGGCCATGGATTACCTGGTCCAAAG GGTGATCATGGTCATCCAGGTTTACCAGGACCATATGGTCCCAAAGGTGAAGGTCTTCCTGGCCCTATG GGTCCTACGGGTTTGCCAGGTTTACCAGGTGAGCCCGGTCCTGAAGGAATTGGAGTTCCTGGTCCGAAG GGTGATATTGGCTTCAGAGGATTGCCAGGATTGCCTGGACCACCTGGGGAGGGCATTCAAGGACCACCT GGTAATATTGGAAGGCCAGGGCCTCCTGGTCCAAGGGGACCACAAGGAGATGGTATTCAAGGCCCAAAG GGTGAGCCAGGATCTCAGGGTATGACAGGTCCCAGAGGGCCGCCGGGAGATGGACTCCCTGGAGCTAAG GGTGATCGGGGATTAACTGgtgaaaaggggggaaaaggtgGAAAAGGAGACCTGGGAGATTCTGGAGTGCCTGGTGAAGCA gGAAGGGCGGGAGCAAAAGGAGATCCAGGCCTCACC AGAGAGGACATCATTAAGCTCATTAAAGAAATCTGTG GATGTGGCATCAAATGCAAAGAAAGACCGATGGAGCTGGTGTTCGTCATTGACAGCTCAGAGAGTGTTGGTCCAGAGAATTTTGAAATCATCAAGGACTTTGTCATCAGGCTGGTGGACCGTACCACAGTTGGACGTAACGCCACCAGAATTGGACTAGTCCTCTACAGTCTGGATGTCCATTTAGAGTTCAACTTGGCTCGTTACGCGACCAAGCAGGACATCAGGCACGCCATCAGAAAAATCCCTTATATGGGCGAGGGCACCTACACTGGCACGGCAATCAGGAAGGCAACTCAGGAGGCTTTCTTAAACGCTCGGCGTGGCGTCAGTAAAGTGGCTATTGTCATCACAGATGGTCAGACAGACAAACGAGAGCCAGTCAAGCTGGACCTGGCTGTGAGAGAAGCCCACGCTGCAAACATTGAGATGTATGCCCTGGGCATTGTCAACGCTTCGGATCCCACACAGGCCGAGTTCCTGCAAGAACTCAACCTCATCGCCTCTGACCCTGACGATGAACACATGTACCTCATCGATGACTTCAATACTCTACCAG CACTGGAATCTAAATTGGTCAGCCAGTTCTGTGAGGATGAAAATGGAGCCCTGATTTACAACCACATAACAAATGGACACTGGAACGGCAACAGTGGACATGGGGACAGTGTTGGTGACAATAATGGCCAGAACAGTAACAGCAACAGAGGATTTGGAAAGAGCGGGATCAGTTCCAGCGATAAAGAGGAGATCCAAAATCGGAGACGCCACAACAGTCGAAGCCGTGGAGATACTTTCACACTGCCCATAAGTGCCGATCCTCTTCCTGTGCAG gtggaggaggatgatgaaggtgaagatTTAGACATTAGAGCCCAAGCCCGCATCAGTAGTATTGCAACATTAATTAACAAAACATCTGTAGTATCTGTCAGAGAAGGCTCCATCTCTAATGATGTGGttttatcatcttcatcgtcttcATCTAACACTTCAACCTCATCTGCATCAACTTTATCTTTAAACTCTAACAAGTTACAGTCAACAGTCCTACCACAAG AGGTTTCTCCCCTTGATCCACGCTGTAGTCTGAGTTTGAATCAAGGTCCCTGTCGAAACTACACCATCCACTGGTACTATGACAAGCAGGCCAACTCCTGCGCACAGTTTTGGTACGGAGGCTGTGGAGGAAATGATAATCGTTATGAAACAGAGGAAGAATGCAAGAAAACCTGTGTAGTAAGCCTTCGCAGAGGAG GATAA
- the col28a2a gene encoding collagen, type XXVIII, alpha 2a isoform X1 — MLSCTWVLLVTGLSCVWTQHTLEEKKPVNKVLSAGTHGRQAQLHEECGLEISFLLDSSESAKDNHEQEKQFVMKVVDRLQGKKLHTGRSLNLRVALLQYSSHVITEQTFKDWRGTENFKARVTPIIYIGHGTYTTYAITNMTKIYREESSPGSIRVAVLLTDGISHPRNPDIFSAVAEAKNQGIKFFTLGITRAANEPTNIAQLRLVSSSPASRFLHNLQDEDIVEKIVAEITSLADQGCPLAQKCACEKGERGLSGPAGKKGRPGEDGAPGVKGEKGEYGISGLPGQEGPEGKPGYKGEKGERGECGTPGVKGDAGPVGLVGTRGPRGLQGLPGPPGDIGPEGIQGKQGERGPTGPPGIQGETGIGRPGPKGDIGFQGQPGPPGPRGIGELGPPGPQGPQGVQGSKGPTGEGLPGPKGDRGLPGPRGPRGQQGVGIKGDKGDFGPPGFPGPTGPTGVGIQGEKGVEGPRGPPGVRGLPGEGLPGPKGDQGLPGEQGAPGDRGIGEAGQKGEPGSAGIGGLPGLPGEDGAPGQKGEPGLPGLRGTEGAQGIGTQGEKGDQGQRGIRGLHGPPGIPGPSGPKGERGIPGQQGVQGQPGRSIPGPKGDVGSSGPPGPIGETGHGLPGPKGDHGHPGLPGPYGPKGEGLPGPMGPTGLPGLPGEPGPEGIGVPGPKGDIGFRGLPGLPGPPGEGIQGPPGNIGRPGPPGPRGPQGDGIQGPKGEPGSQGMTGPRGPPGDGLPGAKGDRGLTGEKGGKGGKGDLGDSGVPGEAGRAGAKGDPGLTREDIIKLIKEICGCGIKCKERPMELVFVIDSSESVGPENFEIIKDFVIRLVDRTTVGRNATRIGLVLYSLDVHLEFNLARYATKQDIRHAIRKIPYMGEGTYTGTAIRKATQEAFLNARRGVSKVAIVITDGQTDKREPVKLDLAVREAHAANIEMYALGIVNASDPTQAEFLQELNLIASDPDDEHMYLIDDFNTLPALESKLVSQFCEDENGALIYNHITNGHWNGNSGHGDSVGDNNGQNSNSNRGFGKSGISSSDKEEIQNRRRHNSRSRGDTFTLPISADPLPVQVEEDDEGEDLDIRAQARISSIATLINKTSVVSVREGSISNDVVLSSSSSSSNTSTSSASTLSLNSNKLQSTVLPQEVSPLDPRCSLSLNQGPCRNYTIHWYYDKQANSCAQFWYGGCGGNDNRYETEEECKKTCVVSLRRGG, encoded by the exons ATGCTCTCCTGCACGTGGGTGCTGCTGGTCACAGGACTGAGCTGCGTCTGGACACAACACACTTTGGAAGAGAAGAAACCTGTGAACAAAGTTCTGAGTGCAGGAACTCATGGTAGGCAAG CTCAGCTACATGAGGAGTGTGGTCTTgagatctccttcctgttggacaGCTCTGAGAGCGCAAAGGACAACCATGAGCAGGAGAAACAGTTTGTCATGAAGGTGGTGGACAGACTCCAGGGGAAAAAGCTGCACACAGGCCGCAGCCTGAACCTGAGGGTGGCTCTGTTGCAGTACAGCAGTCACGTCATCACGGAGCAAACCTTTAAGGACTGGAGGGGCACGGAGAACTTCAAGGCTCGTGTAACTCCCATCATCTACATCGGGCACGGCACCTACACCACCTACGCCATCACCAACATGACCAAGATCTACCGGGAGGAGTCCAGTCCGGGCAGCATCAGAGTGGCCGTGCTGCTCACAGATGGCATTTCCCACCCGAGGAATCCGGATATTTTCTCTGCTGTGGCGGAAGCGAAAAACCAGGGCATCAAATTCTTCACCCTGGGCATCACCCGCGCAGCCAACGAGCCCACCAACATAGCCCAGCTCCGTCTTGTCTCCAGCTCCCCGGCCTCCCGCTTCCTCCATAACCTGCAGGATGAAGACATTGTGGAGAAAATAGTCGCGGAGATT ACCAGTTTGGCTGATCAAGGA TGCCCTTTGGCTCAGAAATGTGCTTGTGAGAAAGGAGAACGGGGCCTAAGTGGGCCTGCG GGCAAAAAAGGTCGGCCTGGAGAGGACGGAGCTCCAGGTGTTAAAGGGGAAAAG GGAGAATATGGAATAAGTGGTCTACCTGGACAAGAGGGTCCTGAG GGTAAACCAGGTTACAAGGGAGAGAAG ggagagagaggtgagtgTGGTACTCCAGGAGTAAAAGGAGACGCG GGTCCTGTTGGTTTGGTCGGAACGAGGGGACCTCGGGGTTTGCAG gGGTTACCAGGACCACCAGGGGACATTGGACCTGAGGGAATTCAGGGAAAGCAG GGCGAACGTGGCCCAACTGGCCCTCCAGGAATTCAGGGGGAAACTGGAATTGGACGTCCTGGTCCAAAG GGTGACATTGGATTCCAAGGTCAGCCCGGTCCCCCCGGTCCTCGTGGAATAGGTGAACTAGGTCCTCCT GGTCCTCAAGGGCCGCAAGGTGTCCAAGGCAGTAAAGGACCCACTGGTGAAGGTCTGCCTGGACCAAAG GGGGATCGGGGGCTCCCTGGACCGAGGGGGCCGAGGGGACAACAAGGAGTGGGAATTAAAGGAGATAAG GGGGACTTTGGGCCTCCTGGTTTTCCAGGGCCAACTGGGCCAACAGGAGTTGGGATACAAGGAGAAAAG GGAGTTGAGGGTCCAAGAGGGCCACCAGGAGTCAGAGGACTTCCAGGCGAAGGTCTTCCTGGTCCTAAG GGAGATCAAGGTTTACCAGGAGAGCAAGGAGCTCCGGGAGATAGAGGTATTGGTGAAGCCGGTCAAAAG GGAGAACCTGGGTCAGCTGGAATCGGAGGCCTCCCTGGTCTTCCAGGAGAGGATGGAGCACCAGGGCAGAAG GGGGAGCCTGGTTTGCCTGGCTTAAGGGGAACCGAGGGAGCTCAAGGAATTGGTACTCAAGGGGAAAAG GGTGACCAGGGTCAAAGGGGCATTCGTGGATTACATGGGCCTCCTGGAATCCCAGGACCCTCTGGTCCAAAG GGTGAACGTGGGATACCAGGCCAGCAGGGCGTGCAGGGACAGCCAGGAAGGTCCATACCTGGTCCAAAG GGTGATGTTGGGTCTTCTGGTCCCCCTGGTCCAATTGGGGAGACAGGCCATGGATTACCTGGTCCAAAG GGTGATCATGGTCATCCAGGTTTACCAGGACCATATGGTCCCAAAGGTGAAGGTCTTCCTGGCCCTATG GGTCCTACGGGTTTGCCAGGTTTACCAGGTGAGCCCGGTCCTGAAGGAATTGGAGTTCCTGGTCCGAAG GGTGATATTGGCTTCAGAGGATTGCCAGGATTGCCTGGACCACCTGGGGAGGGCATTCAAGGACCACCT GGTAATATTGGAAGGCCAGGGCCTCCTGGTCCAAGGGGACCACAAGGAGATGGTATTCAAGGCCCAAAG GGTGAGCCAGGATCTCAGGGTATGACAGGTCCCAGAGGGCCGCCGGGAGATGGACTCCCTGGAGCTAAG GGTGATCGGGGATTAACTGgtgaaaaggggggaaaaggtgGAAAAGGAGACCTGGGAGATTCTGGAGTGCCTGGTGAAGCA gGAAGGGCGGGAGCAAAAGGAGATCCAGGCCTCACC AGAGAGGACATCATTAAGCTCATTAAAGAAATCTGTG GATGTGGCATCAAATGCAAAGAAAGACCGATGGAGCTGGTGTTCGTCATTGACAGCTCAGAGAGTGTTGGTCCAGAGAATTTTGAAATCATCAAGGACTTTGTCATCAGGCTGGTGGACCGTACCACAGTTGGACGTAACGCCACCAGAATTGGACTAGTCCTCTACAGTCTGGATGTCCATTTAGAGTTCAACTTGGCTCGTTACGCGACCAAGCAGGACATCAGGCACGCCATCAGAAAAATCCCTTATATGGGCGAGGGCACCTACACTGGCACGGCAATCAGGAAGGCAACTCAGGAGGCTTTCTTAAACGCTCGGCGTGGCGTCAGTAAAGTGGCTATTGTCATCACAGATGGTCAGACAGACAAACGAGAGCCAGTCAAGCTGGACCTGGCTGTGAGAGAAGCCCACGCTGCAAACATTGAGATGTATGCCCTGGGCATTGTCAACGCTTCGGATCCCACACAGGCCGAGTTCCTGCAAGAACTCAACCTCATCGCCTCTGACCCTGACGATGAACACATGTACCTCATCGATGACTTCAATACTCTACCAG CACTGGAATCTAAATTGGTCAGCCAGTTCTGTGAGGATGAAAATGGAGCCCTGATTTACAACCACATAACAAATGGACACTGGAACGGCAACAGTGGACATGGGGACAGTGTTGGTGACAATAATGGCCAGAACAGTAACAGCAACAGAGGATTTGGAAAGAGCGGGATCAGTTCCAGCGATAAAGAGGAGATCCAAAATCGGAGACGCCACAACAGTCGAAGCCGTGGAGATACTTTCACACTGCCCATAAGTGCCGATCCTCTTCCTGTGCAG gtggaggaggatgatgaaggtgaagatTTAGACATTAGAGCCCAAGCCCGCATCAGTAGTATTGCAACATTAATTAACAAAACATCTGTAGTATCTGTCAGAGAAGGCTCCATCTCTAATGATGTGGttttatcatcttcatcgtcttcATCTAACACTTCAACCTCATCTGCATCAACTTTATCTTTAAACTCTAACAAGTTACAGTCAACAGTCCTACCACAAG AGGTTTCTCCCCTTGATCCACGCTGTAGTCTGAGTTTGAATCAAGGTCCCTGTCGAAACTACACCATCCACTGGTACTATGACAAGCAGGCCAACTCCTGCGCACAGTTTTGGTACGGAGGCTGTGGAGGAAATGATAATCGTTATGAAACAGAGGAAGAATGCAAGAAAACCTGTGTAGTAAGCCTTCGCAGAGGAG GATAA